Proteins encoded in a region of the Triticum dicoccoides isolate Atlit2015 ecotype Zavitan chromosome 3A, WEW_v2.0, whole genome shotgun sequence genome:
- the LOC119271540 gene encoding uncharacterized protein LOC119271540, whose amino-acid sequence MAARSSAPQSSPPTGILEHHQPTTQSMAASPRSPLLAADANPVNPFLLSFSSSSDLRWILPPSTPSIGVTDLQSIAAPIFFSLRLLHIASAHRRDAPNPSAFPNPCWLTFSQRPPRPSRGRLLPRIRLARCTPSHPSCCCVKICRPEYAREQREIRSMSITWTALTRRHGLLRCHPHRDVSTGLPDPSTGTAACSPLLLNSDGRAGSHPSRRPTPCWLLASTHMLANGWCMCFSVCMLIHD is encoded by the exons ATGGCCGCACGCTCCTCCGCGCCCCAATCGTCACCGCCGACGGGGATCCTCGAGCACCATCAACCTACCACGCAGTCCATGGCCGCCTCCCCACGCAGTCCCCTTCTTGCTGCCGACGCGAATCCGGTCAACCCCTTCCTCCTCTCCTTCTCTTCCTCCAGTGATCTCCGCTGGATCCTGCCGCCGTCAACACCAAGCATCGGAGTCACGGACCTGCAATCCATCGCCGCGCCTATCTTCTTCTCACTGCGGCTGCTCCACATCGCATCCGCCCACCGTCGTGACGCCCCCAACCCTTCTGCTTTCCCCAACCCCTGCTGGTTGACCTTCTCGCAAAGGCCACCTCGACCTTCTCGAGGAAGGTTACTTCCGAGGATCCGGCTCGCGAGGTGCACACCATCTCATCCTAGTTGTTGTTGTGTGAAGATCTGCCGGCCTGAATACGCAAGAG AACAGAGGGAAATACGGAGCATGAGTATAACatggactgctctcacgcgccgccATGGACTGCTCCGCTGCCATCCCCATCGTGATGTGTCCACGGGGCTCCCTGACCCATCGACGGGGACAGCTGCATGTAGCCCCCTGCTCCTCAACTCTGATGGCCGCGCAGGCAGCCATCCCTCCAGGAGGCCGACACCATGCTGGCTACTTGCTTCCACTCACATGCTTGCGAATGGATGGTGCATGTGCTTCTCTGTGTGTATGCTCATCCATGATTAA